From Staphylococcus sp. M0911, a single genomic window includes:
- the bshB2 gene encoding bacillithiol biosynthesis deacetylase BshB2, with the protein MTDERHVLVIFPHPDDETFSSAGTIASYIEAGIPVTYACLTLGQMGRNLGNPPFATRESLPDYREKELEEAAKAIGITDLRKMGLRDKTVEFEPHDQMDDMIKKLIDETNPSLIISFYPKFAVHPDHEATGEAVVRTVGRMPKNERPRLTLVAFSNDAPDILGEPDIQNDISKYKDIKIKAFEAHASQTGPFLKELASPQVDGQVHSFLEIEPFWTYHFES; encoded by the coding sequence ATGACTGATGAAAGACATGTACTCGTGATATTCCCTCATCCAGATGATGAAACCTTCTCATCTGCGGGAACCATTGCAAGCTATATTGAAGCAGGCATTCCTGTAACCTATGCTTGTTTAACACTCGGTCAAATGGGCAGAAATTTAGGTAACCCCCCATTTGCCACAAGAGAATCATTACCGGATTATCGTGAAAAAGAATTAGAAGAGGCTGCTAAAGCGATTGGTATTACAGATTTACGCAAAATGGGATTACGAGATAAAACAGTAGAATTTGAACCCCATGATCAAATGGATGACATGATTAAAAAATTAATTGATGAAACGAATCCTTCATTAATTATTTCATTCTATCCTAAATTCGCTGTTCACCCTGATCACGAAGCAACTGGCGAAGCTGTAGTAAGAACTGTTGGACGCATGCCTAAAAATGAGCGTCCAAGGTTGACTTTAGTTGCATTCAGTAATGATGCGCCAGATATTTTAGGCGAGCCAGACATCCAAAACGATATTTCTAAATATAAAGACATTAAAATCAAAGCTTTTGAAGCACATGCATCACAAACTGGCCCTTTCTTAAAAGAATTAGCAAGTCCACAAGTAGATGGACAAGTTCATAGCTTTTTAGAAATCGAACCATTTTGGACATATCATTTCGAATCTTAA
- the folE2 gene encoding GTP cyclohydrolase FolE2, with product MTEFDLSTREGRWKHFGSVDPIEGTKPTTKNEMTDLQSTHKNFLFEIEEVGIKNLTYPVLIDQFQTAGTFSFSTSLNKDEKGINMSRILESVEKHYNNGIELEFNTLYQVLRTLQEKMNQNAAGVDVSGKWFFDRFSPVTQIKAIGNADVTYGLAIEGTKVTRKELTIQAAVTTLCPCSKEISEYSAHNQRGIVTVKTYLNKDDIVIDDYKDKILDAMEANASSVLYPILKRPDEKRVTERAYENPRFVEDLIRLIAADLVEFDWIEGFDIECRNEESIHQHDAFARLKYRK from the coding sequence ATGACAGAATTTGATTTATCTACACGAGAAGGCCGATGGAAACATTTTGGTTCTGTTGACCCTATCGAAGGTACGAAACCAACTACCAAAAATGAAATGACTGATCTACAAAGCACACACAAAAACTTCTTATTTGAAATAGAAGAAGTAGGTATTAAAAATTTAACCTATCCTGTATTGATTGATCAATTTCAAACAGCAGGTACATTTAGCTTTTCAACAAGTTTAAATAAAGATGAAAAAGGTATTAATATGAGCCGTATCTTAGAAAGTGTTGAAAAGCATTATAATAATGGTATTGAATTAGAATTTAATACGCTCTATCAAGTATTAAGAACATTACAAGAAAAGATGAACCAAAACGCAGCAGGTGTGGATGTTAGTGGCAAATGGTTCTTTGACCGCTTTAGTCCGGTAACCCAAATTAAAGCCATTGGAAATGCTGATGTCACTTATGGTTTAGCAATTGAAGGTACTAAAGTAACGCGCAAAGAATTAACAATTCAAGCGGCCGTTACGACGTTATGTCCATGTTCAAAAGAAATCAGTGAATACTCAGCACATAATCAACGTGGTATCGTTACAGTGAAAACGTATTTAAATAAAGATGACATTGTCATTGATGATTATAAAGATAAAATTTTAGATGCGATGGAGGCAAATGCAAGCTCCGTACTTTATCCAATTTTAAAACGACCTGACGAAAAACGTGTCACGGAACGTGCTTATGAAAATCCACGTTTTGTTGAAGACTTAATCCGATTAATAGCAGCTGATTTAGTTGAATTTGATTGGATAGAAGGCTTTGATATCGAATGTCGTAACGAAGAATCCATACATCAACATGATGCTTTTGCGCGTTTAAAATATAGAAAATAA
- a CDS encoding MFS transporter: MKRYRYFIITMIVIMTMINYIDRGAISYAQEDIIKEFGFDTIAWGSILGYFGYGYMFGSLLGGITADKKGPKFVWIVAGTAWSLVEIAMAFAGELGIAVFGGSALAGFGMLRVMFGVAEGPIFSTISKTNANWAAPKERGLLSALGLIGVPLGALITAPIVSGFLTISNWRLLFILLGILGLIWVVVWSMVFTDYPEDNKRISEEELQSIRSTEDSLNVEKTVDTEQSKEKWYHFFTSTTLICNMLGYFGFQYVNFLILTWTPKYLQDEYHFEIHSLWYLGMIPWIGAVFTAYFGGQLSDWFRKKTGSLRIARSGLSIAGMICAATCFLIIPFTHSIVAVMILMMIGNAFIFLPNAVYWAVIIDTTPNNTGTYGGITHFFVNTATVIAPTLTGYLVASYGYSSMFVSAVVASLISIIAMCFVRPGEKKMHMTK, encoded by the coding sequence ATGAAGCGTTATCGCTATTTTATTATTACGATGATTGTCATTATGACAATGATTAATTATATTGATAGGGGTGCTATTTCATACGCTCAAGAGGATATTATCAAAGAATTTGGTTTTGATACGATTGCTTGGGGCTCTATTCTAGGATATTTTGGTTATGGTTATATGTTTGGTTCGCTGTTAGGGGGTATTACAGCGGATAAAAAAGGACCGAAATTTGTATGGATTGTAGCAGGAACTGCTTGGTCATTAGTAGAAATTGCTATGGCATTTGCTGGTGAATTAGGTATTGCAGTATTTGGAGGTTCTGCTTTAGCAGGATTCGGCATGTTGCGTGTCATGTTTGGTGTGGCTGAAGGGCCTATTTTTTCTACAATTAGTAAAACCAATGCCAATTGGGCTGCGCCTAAAGAAAGAGGTTTATTATCTGCATTAGGATTAATCGGTGTACCATTAGGTGCACTCATTACAGCACCCATTGTTTCAGGTTTTTTAACAATTTCTAATTGGCGTTTACTATTTATCTTGCTAGGGATATTAGGCCTGATTTGGGTAGTTGTTTGGTCTATGGTATTTACAGATTACCCTGAAGATAATAAAAGAATTTCTGAAGAAGAATTACAATCTATTCGATCTACTGAGGATAGTTTAAATGTCGAAAAGACAGTTGATACAGAACAATCTAAAGAAAAATGGTATCATTTTTTTACAAGTACAACGTTAATTTGTAATATGTTAGGTTATTTTGGTTTCCAATATGTTAACTTTCTTATTTTAACTTGGACGCCTAAATATTTACAGGATGAATATCATTTTGAAATCCATTCATTATGGTATTTAGGTATGATTCCATGGATTGGGGCAGTCTTTACAGCTTACTTCGGTGGTCAATTATCAGATTGGTTTAGAAAAAAGACAGGAAGTCTACGTATTGCGAGATCTGGACTTTCAATAGCAGGTATGATTTGCGCTGCTACATGCTTTTTAATCATTCCATTTACACATAGTATTGTAGCGGTCATGATTTTAATGATGATTGGAAACGCATTTATTTTCTTACCTAATGCCGTATATTGGGCTGTAATTATTGATACAACACCTAACAATACAGGTACATACGGAGGTATTACACATTTCTTTGTTAATACTGCAACGGTCATTGCGCCAACATTAACAGGCTATTTAGTAGCATCTTATGGCTACTCTTCAATGTTTGTATCTGCAGTGGTTGCATCATTAATTAGTATCATTGCAATGTGCTTTGTTAGACCAGGTGAAAAGAAAATGCATATGACAAAATAA